The Pseudomonas fluorescens genome includes a window with the following:
- a CDS encoding secretion system protein, with product MQQILAEPLGYLHPQRLMVPAGFEGAEAWSLLNRIVLEGLAMQGPWRSVPLTGVAKQWVRHWRRLPYIALLMGAYRLMPELARGAALGCLPMSVRRFAGYSLGGRGGLPIDRSPVAVTQVEAAGLNALWSWHEQVPAALLDRLALQFSEAVVRLHRQWPLTKPNPSLFFLAVQHARLYPLPD from the coding sequence TTGCAGCAGATTCTCGCTGAGCCTTTGGGGTATCTGCATCCTCAGCGCCTGATGGTGCCCGCGGGATTCGAGGGGGCCGAGGCGTGGAGTTTACTTAACCGGATCGTGCTCGAAGGGCTGGCGATGCAAGGGCCGTGGCGGTCGGTGCCACTGACCGGCGTGGCGAAACAATGGGTTCGTCACTGGCGACGATTGCCTTATATCGCCTTGCTGATGGGTGCTTATCGTTTGATGCCCGAGCTGGCACGAGGCGCTGCGCTGGGTTGCCTGCCGATGTCGGTTCGTCGTTTCGCGGGTTACAGCTTAGGGGGGCGAGGCGGTCTGCCGATCGACCGCTCACCTGTTGCCGTGACGCAGGTTGAAGCGGCTGGCCTCAATGCGCTGTGGAGCTGGCACGAACAGGTTCCCGCCGCGCTGCTTGATCGCCTGGCGTTGCAATTTTCCGAGGCGGTCGTGCGCTTGCATCGGCAATGGCCGCTCACGAAACCCAATCCAAGCCTGTTCTTTCTGGCGGTGCAGCATGCTCGACTCTATCCGCTCCCTGACTGA